In Prunus dulcis chromosome 2, ALMONDv2, whole genome shotgun sequence, a single genomic region encodes these proteins:
- the LOC117617335 gene encoding uncharacterized protein LOC117617335 — translation MRTEVDKLQTIGFIREATYPVWLANSMMVRKATGGWRMCQDCTDLNKACPKDSFLLPRIDQLVDATADHELLSFMDAYSGYNQIFMHPPDSEHIAFITDKGLYCYNVMTFEKAELPIFYVSKALQNAELRYAPLEQLALALVVSARRLRPYFQAHGIKVLTNQTLQQVLEKSEISSRLIKWVIELGEFDIQFILSPVEKGQAIANFISELTPSTAQPTPEPVTEIELPEELDAERFDTSTPVWILHVSGSANQ, via the exons ATGCGTACAGAGGTCGAcaaacttcaaaccatcggCTTCATTCGGGAGGCAACGTATCCGGTATGGCTAGCAAATTCCATGATGGTGAGAAAGGCCACAGGCGGGTGGCGAATGTGCCAAGACTGTACCGATCTCAACAAGGCCTGCCCGAAGGACAGCTTTCTGTTGCCACGGATAGACCAGCTTGTGGACGCCACTGCCGACCACGAActgctcagcttcatggaCGCCTATTCCGGCTACAAtcagatattcatgcaccctccCGATAGCGAACACATCGCATTCATAACAGACAAAGGGTTGTACTGTTACAATGTCATGACATTCG AGAAAGCTGAGTTACCGATTTTCTATGTCAGTAAGGCACTCCAGAATGCAGAACTTCGATATGCCCCATTAGAACAGCTTGCCCTAGCCCTTGTGGTCTCAGCCCGAAGACTCCGGCCATACTTTCAAGCGCACGGAATCAAAGTCTTGACTAACCAAACGCTCCAGCAAGTGCtcgaaaaatcagaaatttctAGCCGATTGATCAAGTGGGTGATCGAACTCGGAGAATTCGACATACAGTTCATTCTGAGCCCTGTCGAAAAGGGTCAGGCTATTGCCAATTTCATCTCCGAACTTACCCCATCAACCGCACAGCCGACGCCCGAGCCTGTAACCGAGATCGAATTGCCGGAGGAGTTAGACGCCGAGCGCTTTGACACCTCAACTCCTGTGTGGATTCTGCACGTCAGTGGTTCGGCAAACCAATAA
- the LOC117619097 gene encoding pentatricopeptide repeat-containing protein At1g76280-like isoform X2 → MAIKIFKNMKSFGFPADAATYHIMIDCCSILGCYRSACALVSMMLRDGFYPLTVTYTILIKILLEDDDIEEALNLLDQASSERNELDTLLFNTILEKACEKEVIEVVEFVVEWMHQEKVQPDPATCHFVFSAYANSGFHSTAMEALQALSMRMICEEDGSFPEKAEFEDDFIFAEDLEAESRIVQLFKDSEENLAVALLNLRWCAVLGFPISWSPNQSPWARRLSSNYTARKGAT, encoded by the exons ATGGcaattaagatatttaaaaatatgaagtcATTTGGTTTCCCGGCAGATGCTGCGACTTATCATATAATGATTGATTGTTGTAGCATTCTAGGATGTTACAGATCTGCTTGCGCATTGGTCTCCATGATGTTGCGAGATGGCTTTTATCCACTAACAGTGACTTACACCATTCTCATAAAG ATTCTGTTGGAAGATGATGACATTGAGGAAGCATTGAATCTTTTGGATCAAGCCAGTTCAGAACGCAATGAACTTGATACCTTGCTATTTAATACCATTCTTGAAAAAGCCTGTGAAAAG GAAGTGATTGAGGTAGTTGAATTTGTCGTTGAGTGGATGCACCAAGAAAAAGTCCAGCCGGATCCAGCGACCTgccattttgttttctctgcATATGCCAACAGTGGTTTTCACAGCACTGCCATGGAAGCACTGCAGGCTTTGAGCATGCGCATGATATGTGAAGAAGATGGCAGCTTTCCAGAAAAGGCAGAATTTGAGGATGACTTCATCTTTGCTGAAGACTTGGAAGCTGAATCACGAATAGTACAGCTTTTTAAAGATTCTGAAGAGAATCTTGCTGTTGCCCTTTTGAATCTAAGATGGTGCGCCGTGCTCGGCTTCCCAATTTCATGGTCACCTAATCAAAGCCCATGGGCCAGAAGACTGTCATCTAACTACACTGCCAGGAAAGGAGCCACCTAA
- the LOC117619097 gene encoding pentatricopeptide repeat-containing protein At1g76280-like isoform X1 yields the protein MAIKIFKNMKSFGFPADAATYHIMIDCCSILGCYRSACALVSMMLRDGFYPLTVTYTILIKILLEDDDIEEALNLLDQASSERNELDTLLFNTILEKACEKEVIEVVEFVVEWMHQEKVQPDPATCHFVFSAYANSGFHSTAMEALQALSMRMICEEDGSFPEKAEFEDDFIFAEDLEAESRIVQLFKDSEENLAVALLNLRWCAVLGFPISWSPNQSPWARRLSSREGEKGAAGKFFKYSLPIHI from the exons ATGGcaattaagatatttaaaaatatgaagtcATTTGGTTTCCCGGCAGATGCTGCGACTTATCATATAATGATTGATTGTTGTAGCATTCTAGGATGTTACAGATCTGCTTGCGCATTGGTCTCCATGATGTTGCGAGATGGCTTTTATCCACTAACAGTGACTTACACCATTCTCATAAAG ATTCTGTTGGAAGATGATGACATTGAGGAAGCATTGAATCTTTTGGATCAAGCCAGTTCAGAACGCAATGAACTTGATACCTTGCTATTTAATACCATTCTTGAAAAAGCCTGTGAAAAG GAAGTGATTGAGGTAGTTGAATTTGTCGTTGAGTGGATGCACCAAGAAAAAGTCCAGCCGGATCCAGCGACCTgccattttgttttctctgcATATGCCAACAGTGGTTTTCACAGCACTGCCATGGAAGCACTGCAGGCTTTGAGCATGCGCATGATATGTGAAGAAGATGGCAGCTTTCCAGAAAAGGCAGAATTTGAGGATGACTTCATCTTTGCTGAAGACTTGGAAGCTGAATCACGAATAGTACAGCTTTTTAAAGATTCTGAAGAGAATCTTGCTGTTGCCCTTTTGAATCTAAGATGGTGCGCCGTGCTCGGCTTCCCAATTTCATGGTCACCTAATCAAAGCCCATGGGCCAGAAGACTGTC ATCTagggagggagagaagggTGCTGCTGGCAAGTTCTTTAAATATTCTCTTCCGATCCACATCTAG
- the LOC117619211 gene encoding disease resistance protein RGA2-like gives MAEGVLFNIAEGIIGRLGSLVLQEIALPWGVKDELRQLKDKVDSLRAVLLDAEQKQAKENEVKVWLESVEDAVYEADDVLDEFEARWRQMVPGNNKVSKQVCIFFSSSNQLVFGLKMGHKIKDLNKRLHEIASNRTFLQLERNREDVEFVRRERVTHSFVPEGKIIGRDVEKGEIIQLLLDLDPISTKNTENVSTISIVGFGGMGKTALAQFVFNDEKVQKHFEPKMWTCVSNSFQLDTLVKKILIKTDMSYMDQLQNELRKKIDGKRYLLVLDDVWNENREKWLALKDLLMGGGKGSKILITTRSEKVAKITDTSQPYNLRGLSEEQSWFLFKKMAFQEGKEPESSTIKAIGEEIARKCQGVPLAIRTIGRMLYTRDPETEWLAFKNNKLSTIRQEENDILPTLQLSYDVLPSHLKHCFAYCSLSPPDYEIPVENLIRLWVAQGFVKSSNPNECLEDVGYEYYKELVWRSFFQEEEKDEFGIIKSCKMHDLMNELAVKVAGEGSTRIDRNKTDFDAKRLLHVSFDFNVDSSEWKIPTSLLESNKLRTFLFLSQNGWEMSFHKSFCATIASNFKSLRMLSLNELSVTKLPKCLRKMIHLRYLDLSGNPIKRLPNWIVKLQNLETLDLSRCEYLVELPRDIKKLINLRHLILANCDNLAWIPRGLGELTHVRTLNTFVLSENKSMLRDSAGLSELGKLKDLRGKLKIRNLWCEQDMVSELNYDCAVLKEKRHLYSLALYWMDIERENNDAEESDVIIKSMEALQPHSSLKKLVVKGYPGVRFASWFHSLTNIVNLKLSDCDRCQHLPPLDHLPFLKSLHLNELWNLEHISAEDMVKDFASDETMMMSAASPSTTFFPSLERLSLIDCPNLKGWWRNETASTSVSSFPCLSTLSICDCPNLTFMPLYPNLDQLRLERSSWKVLLPSSFVLSKLKSLEITGVEDIEEGIGNLTLLEKLQINYCPNLASLPDQGMGRLISLQELDIWDCPKLGSLPEGMGNLKSLQWLRIGYCPNLASLPEGLRCLLSLKRLIIDGCPILKQRCQKETGEDWSKIAHIPDISID, from the exons GCTCGAAAGCGTAGAAGATGCAGTTTATGAAGCTGATGACGTGCTCGATGAGTTTGAAGCTCGGTGGAGACAAATGGTGCCTGGAAATAATAAAGTGTCAAAGCAGGTATGCATCTTCTTCTCTAGCTCAAATCAGCTTGTTTTTGGGCTGAAAATGGGTCATAAGATAAAAGATCTTAACAAGAGACTTCATGAGATTGCCTCGAATAGAACATTTCTTCAGTTAGAAAGGAATCGTGAAGATGTAGAATTTGTAAGAAGAGAGAGGGTCACTCACTCGTTTGTCCCGGAGGGTAAAATAATAGGGAGAGATGtagaaaaaggagaaattaTTCAActtttgttggatttggatCCCATCTCTACAAAGAACACAGAGAATGTGTCCACCATTTCCATTGTGGGATTTGGAGGAATGGGAAAAACTGCACTTGCCCAATTCGTATTCAACGATGAAAAGGTTCAAAAGCATTTTGAGCCGAAAATGTGGACATGTGTCTCTAATTCATTTCAGTTGGATACACTTGTTAAGAAAATCCTAATAAAAACTGACATGTCCTACATGGATCAGTTGCAAAATGAGCTTAGGAAGAAGATCGATGGGAAGAGATACCTCCTTGTGTTAGACGATGTGTGGAATGAGAATCGTGAAAAATGGCTTGCCTTAAAAGACTTGTTGATGGGCGGTGGAAAAGGTAGTAAAATACTAATAACTACTCGTAGTGAAAAAGTTGCAAAAATAACCGACACATCTCAACCATATAACTTAAGGGGTTTAAGTGAAGAGCAGTCTTGGTTTTTGTTTAAGAAAATGGCATTCCAAGAAGGAAAAGAGCCAGAGAGTTCAACCATTAAGGCGATTGGGGAGGAGATTGCTAGAAAATGTCAGGGGGTTCCTCTTGCTATAAGGACCATAGGACGGATGTTGTACACTAGAGATCCAGAAACTGAGTGGTTGGCTTTCAAGAATAACAAGCTTTCAACAATAAGgcaagaagaaaatgatattttaccAACACTTCAGCTGAGTTATGATGTTCTCCCATCACATTTGAAACATTGTTTTGCTTATTGTAGTTTGTCCCCGCCTGATTATGAGATTCCCGTAGAGAATTTAATTAGGTTGTGGGTGGCACAAGGGTTCGTTAAGTCTTCAAATCCTAATGAGTGCTTGGAAGATGTTGGTTATGAATATTATAAAGAACTAGTTTGGAGATCTTTtttccaagaagaagaaaaagatgagtTTGGTATAATAAAAAGCTGTAAAATGCATGATCTCATGAATGAACTTGCTGTTAAAGTGGCAGGGGAGGGAAGCACAAGAATAGATCGCAATAAGACTGATTTTGATGCAAAACGTCTTCTTCATGTATCTTTCGATTTCAATGTTGATTCATCGGAATGGAAAATACCAACATCCTTGCTGGAATCAAATAAGCTAaggacttttcttttcctaagCCAAAATGGGTGGGAGATGTCATTCCATAAGTCATTTTGTGCTacaattgcttcaaattttaaGTCATTGCGTATGTTGAGTTTGAATGAATTGAGTGTTACGAAATTGCCAAAATGTCTTAGGAAAATGATACATTTAAGATATCTTGATCTTAGTGGAAATCCCATTAAGAGACTTCCAAATTGGATAGTGAAACTTCAAAATTTGGAAACACTAGATCTCTCAAGATGTGAGTATCTTGTGGAATTGCCTAGAGATATTAAGAAATTGATCAACTTGAGGCATCTCATTTTGGCAAATTGTGACAACTTGGCTTGGATTCCTCGTGGATTGGGTGAATTGACTCATGTTCGTACTTTGAATACATTTGTTTTGAGTGAAAACAAATCCATGTTGAGGGACAGTGCAGGGCTCAGTGAGTTGGGAAAGCTGAAGGATTTAAGAGGAAAGTTGAAGATCAGAAATTTGTGGTGCGAGCAAGATATGGTGTCAGAATTGAATTATGATTGTGCAGTTTTGAAGGAGAAACGACATCTCTATTCGTTGGCTTTATATTGGATGGAcattgaaagagaaaataatgatgCGGAGGAGAGTGATGTAATTATAAAGTCAATGGAAGCGCTGCAGCCCCATTCGAGTCTAAAAAAGTTAGTCGTGAAAGGATACCCGGGTGTGAGGTTTGCGAGTTGGTTTCATTCTCTCACAAATATTGTTAATCTCAAATTGTCTGACTGTGATAGATGCCAACATCTTCCACCGTTGGATCATTTACCTTTTCTTAAGAGTCTTCATCTTAACGAGTTATGGAATTTGGAGCACATATCTGCAGAAGACATGGTTAAAGACTTTGCCAGTGATGAGACGATGATGATGTCAGCTGCTTCTCCATCGACGACCTTCTTTCCCTCCTTAGAGAGGCTTTCTCTAATTGATTGCCCTAATCTCAAGGGATGGTGGAGGAATGAAACAGcttcaacttcagtttctTCATTTCCTTGTCTTTCTACTTTATCCATATGTGATTGTCCTAACTTGACTTTCATGCCGCTGTACCCAAATCTTGATCAACTGCGGTTAGAGAGAAGCAGCTGGAAGGTCCTCCTTCCCTCCTCCTTTGTTCTCTCCAAATTAAAATCTCTGGAGATTACGGGCGTTGAGGATATAGAAGAAGGGATTGGAAACCTCACATTACTTGAGAAgcttcaaattaattattgtcCTAATTTGGCATCACTACCAGATCAAGGGATGGGTCGCCTCATCTCCTTACAGGAACTGGACATTTGGGATTGCCCGAAATTGGGGTCACTACCAGAAGGGATGGGCAACCTCAAATCACTTCAGTGGCTTAGGATAGGGTATTGCCCTAATTTGGCATCACTCCCGGAAGGGCTTCGTTGCCTCCTCTCATTAAAAAGGTTGATAATTGATGGTTGCCCCATCTTAAAGCAAAGATGCCAGAAAGAAACAGGGGAGGACTGGTCCAAGATTGCTCACATCCCAGACATTAGCATTG atTGA
- the LOC117617344 gene encoding uncharacterized protein LOC117617344: protein MDFDGISSEFGNEYLGKYGSCGGRKYLSTDWEGYITHEGQKFEGGVCEFRDKLAKYAIENGFKMKYLKNEPRRVTAVCAKKESNGCEWNVHAVKSNVNGFFYIKNLNNVHSCSGLIREKRNKAMGSRLVSSIVKDKVRSNPLVRPIELITDLKENYGLDVPYHVAWYGKESATKDLHGDEELSYAHLPWYVDVLKASNVGSHCVLDCGEDGSRFQRIFICYKASIDGFRWCRPMLFIDGTFVTNKYKGTLLGATAKNGNKEVFPFAFAIVFGETADNWRWFLQRISEVLVDEGRQLTFISDRHGAIIDAVRTVFPASAHGFCLYHLKENLKKKYPHSVGSSFKDHILWLFCKLLYAPTVEEYQDILKKLRDDGGSKIIDKFLADLPVQNFANAFFPGKRYGEVSNALSESFNSWVKDVRRLPIYEMIDTIRVKMMEMISRRKLASEKWCSVLCPVIEDELKNLAAKGRHWRICRASESIFEVHADLSVMVNLDERFCSCYQWQLLGFPCQHAIQVIQHSGLCLYNFVDEYYKADFYRATYATPIFPIPDIEKPPAGDVFLLPPHTRKPPGRPPTKRFKSSSETTRQLKCKRCGSCDRHNRRTCKAPI, encoded by the exons ATGGATTTTGATGGTATTAGCAGTGAGTTTGGAAATGAATATTTAGGCAAATATGGTAGTTGTGGAGGGCGTAAATATTTGTCTACTGATTGGGAGGGTTATATTACTCATGAGGGTCAGAAGTTTGAGGGTGGAGTTTGTGAATTCCGTGATAAGTTGGCTAAGTACGCGATTGAGAATGGTTTTAAGATGAAGTATTTGAAGAATGAGCCTCGTCGTGTTACTGCTGTGTGTGCTAAGAAGGAATCAAATGGCTGTGAGTGGAATGTGCATGCTGTTAAGTCTAATGTAAATGGATTTTTCTATATTAAGAATTTAAATAATGTACACAGTTGTAGTGGTTTGATCCGTGAGAAGAGAAATAAGGCAATGGGGTCTCGTTTGGTGTCTTCAATTGTCAAAGATAAAGTTCGTAGCAATCCTTTGGTAAGGCCTATTGAGCTAATTActgatttgaaagaaaattatggaTTGGATGTCCCTTATCATGTTGCGTGGTATGGGAAGGAGTCGGCTACTAAGGATTTACATGGTGATGAGGAGTTGTCTTATGCTCACCTGCCTTGGTATGTTGATGTTTTGAAGGCCAGCAATGTCGGGTCTCATTGTGTGCTTGACTGTGGCGAGGATGGTTCTCGTTTCCAGCGGATCTTTATATGTTATAAGGCCTCCATTGATGGTTTTCGATGGTGTAGGCCTATGCTGTTTATTGATGGTACTTTCGTTACAAACAAGTACAAGGGTACTCTTCTAGGAGCTACTGCAAAGAATGGGAATAAAG AGGTATTCCCTTTTGCCTTTGCTATTGTATTCGGTGAAACTGCTGACAATTGGAGGTGGTTTCTGCAAAGGATATCTGAAGTTTTGGTGGATGAAGGTAGGCAACTTACATTCATTTCTGATAGGCATGGTGCTATTATCGATGCTGTTAGGACTGTTTTTCCTGCTTCTGCCCATGGTTTTTGTCTATATCATTTGAAAGAGAACTTGAAAAAGAAGTATCCGCATTCTGTTGGTTCCTCTTTCAAGGATCATATTTTATGGCTTTTTTGTAAGTTGTTGTATGCACCGACTGTTGAGGAATATCaagatattttgaaaaaattaagagaTGATGGCGGTTCAAAAATAATTGATAAGTTTTTGGCTGATCTCCCTGTCCAAAATTTTGCTAATGCATTTTTTCCGGGAAAGAGGTATGGGGAGGTTAGTAATGCCTTGTCCGAGTCGTTTAATTCATGGGTTAAGGATGTGCGTAGGCTTCCAATTTATGAGATGATTGACACTATTAGGGTCAAAATGATGGAGATGATTTCTAGGAGGAAGCTTGCATCCGAGAAATGGTGTAGTGTTTTGTGTCCGGTTATTGAGGATGAGTTGAAGAATTTAGCTGCAAAGGGTCGTCATTGGAGGATATGTCGCGCGAGTGAATCTATATTTGAAGTTCATGCTGATTTGAGTGTTATGGTCAATTTGGACGAGAGGTTTTGCTCCTGTTATCAGTGGCAATTGCTTGGGTTTCCGTGTCAGCATGCGATTCAAGTTATCCAACATTCCGGGTTATGTTTGTATAACTTTGTTGATGAGTATTACAAGGCAGACTTTTATAGGGCTACTTATGCAACCCCTATATTTCCTATACCTGATATTGAGAAGCCTCCTGCTGGAGATGTTTTTCTTCTACCTCCGCATACAAGAAAGCCTCCGGGACGACCTCCGACAAAGCGCTTCAAGTCAAGCAGTGAAACTACAAGGCAGTTGAAGTGCAAGAGATGCGGTTCTTGTGATCGTCATAATAGGAGGACTTGCAAGGCTCCTATTTGA